Genomic DNA from Candidatus Paceibacterota bacterium:
CTATCGCAAAAAAATACGTGGGCAGAAGTGCGAATTTGACCTTGCTTGATTTGATTCAAGAAGGGAACCTCGGATTGTTTAAGGCGGTTGAAAAATTTGATTGGACTAAAGGCTATAAATTTTCTACTTATGCCACTTGGTGGATTCGCCAGTCTATCACTCGGGCATTAGCAGATCAGTCTAGAACCATTCGTATTCCGGTGCACATGGTAGAGACAATTTCTAAATATAAGCAAACCCATCGCCGGCTTTCTCAGGACTTGGGTAGAGAACCGCTTGCTGAAGAGATTGCGACTGAAATGGGTATCCCAGTTGAAAAAATTCATGTCATTGAAAACATCTCGCAGGAAACAGTCTCCCTCGAACAGCCAGTCGGAGATGATGATGATAAATCTACACTAGAGAATTTCATTCCGGACGATAAGATTTTACGTCCAGATCAAGAATCTTCTAGAAGAATTCTATCTGATCAAATCCGGGAAGTGCTAGATGAATTAAACCCAAAAGAAAGAAAAATTTTAGAAATGCGTTATGGTTTGCTCGATGGCATTCAGCACACCTTGGAAAGGGTGGGGGAAGAGTTTGGAGTAACCCGTGAGCGTATTCGTCAAATCGAAGCGAAAGTTCACGAAAAACTCCGCCAACACGAAAAGATCGCCAGACTAAAAAATTACTTTGATTAATTATTGCAACGCAGAATCGATTTTTGGTTTTACTGTGCTCCAGGATTCTGCTCCATCTATAGTTCCTGCAATCTTATTATCTCTTAATATAAATCCTTTTGGAGTGCCAGTTACACCAGCGGTAGTTCCTTCAGTTTTAGAATCCGTAACAGCTTCCGTATATTTGCCACTATCCAGACATTTATTAAACTCGGATGTGTCTAACCCAAGTGTCTT
This window encodes:
- a CDS encoding sigma-70 family RNA polymerase sigma factor, which gives rise to MKKIKNKKKIKKAVRKVVKKIKKVQKKQKIPARNATHSVAGGKKMKKTAKKSKTVKKEKIKKLSSAEKKAEKLDALANSLIEKGRKRGFITYDEILKTFPDIENNILFLDELYEKFSIASIDVLEGGNLLNLDIDLNDKDLNKGNMHDSIQMYLKEIGQYPLIYASDEKDLAKRIEHGDVEAKNLLARANLRLVVSIAKKYVGRSANLTLLDLIQEGNLGLFKAVEKFDWTKGYKFSTYATWWIRQSITRALADQSRTIRIPVHMVETISKYKQTHRRLSQDLGREPLAEEIATEMGIPVEKIHVIENISQETVSLEQPVGDDDDKSTLENFIPDDKILRPDQESSRRILSDQIREVLDELNPKERKILEMRYGLLDGIQHTLERVGEEFGVTRERIRQIEAKVHEKLRQHEKIARLKNYFD